A genomic segment from Geitlerinema sp. PCC 7407 encodes:
- a CDS encoding aromatic ring-hydroxylating dioxygenase subunit alpha has translation MKFEDFWYVVAQSRELSANQVLSCTVLGEWLAVFRDEAGRPVALRDRCLHRNSRLSRGQVRQGQIHCPYHGWVYDGQGAVVAVPAEGETFRPAAARCARAYETCEQDGFVYVRLSRPEEAIAPFAMPHYGQPGWQTVRLVHRFANSVTNCAENFIDIPHTVSVHPGIFRSARQQQLTMTVKRSQGSVIATYHNETTNLGWYRRFLNPQGGEIDHTDAFHMPNVTSVEYRMGPHRHCFITSQSVPETETSTLVYTDVTFNYGLWSWLARPLVYWTARRIIAQDVEALALQQSVIEKYGTQFAHTPVDGIHCFVESIREAIAAGQDPRSLPDRTVEVTFWV, from the coding sequence GTGAAGTTTGAAGACTTTTGGTATGTGGTGGCTCAGAGTCGGGAGCTCTCGGCGAATCAGGTGCTGAGCTGCACGGTATTGGGAGAGTGGCTGGCGGTGTTTCGCGACGAAGCAGGCCGGCCCGTGGCCCTGCGCGATCGCTGTCTGCACCGCAACAGTCGCCTCTCGCGGGGCCAGGTGCGCCAGGGCCAGATCCACTGTCCCTATCACGGCTGGGTGTACGACGGCCAGGGGGCGGTGGTGGCGGTCCCGGCGGAGGGTGAGACCTTTCGGCCAGCGGCTGCTCGCTGCGCGCGGGCCTACGAGACCTGCGAGCAGGATGGCTTTGTGTATGTGCGCCTGAGCCGCCCGGAGGAGGCGATCGCCCCCTTTGCGATGCCCCACTATGGCCAGCCCGGATGGCAGACGGTGCGCCTCGTTCACCGCTTCGCCAACAGCGTCACCAACTGCGCCGAAAACTTCATTGATATTCCCCATACGGTGTCTGTGCATCCTGGGATTTTTCGGTCGGCTCGCCAGCAGCAGCTCACCATGACGGTGAAGCGATCGCAAGGCTCGGTGATCGCCACCTATCACAACGAAACCACCAATTTGGGCTGGTATCGCCGCTTTCTCAATCCCCAGGGCGGCGAAATTGATCACACCGATGCGTTTCATATGCCCAATGTGACCAGCGTGGAATATCGAATGGGGCCGCATCGCCACTGCTTTATCACGAGCCAGTCGGTGCCGGAAACGGAGACTTCAACCCTGGTGTATACCGATGTCACCTTCAACTATGGCCTTTGGAGCTGGCTGGCGCGGCCCCTAGTGTACTGGACCGCTCGCCGCATCATTGCCCAGGACGTCGAGGCCTTGGCCCTGCAACAGTCGGTAATCGAAAAGTATGGGACGCAGTTTGCCCATACCCCGGTCGATGGGATCCACTGCTTTGTGGAGTCGATTCGAGAGGCGATCGCCGCTGGCCAGGATCCGCGATCGCTGCCCGATCGCACGGTAGAAGTGACGTTTTGGGTTTAG
- a CDS encoding 2Fe-2S iron-sulfur cluster-binding protein, protein MTAPLCTIRFPGTAYLPIQVPPHQPLAEVLTVRNSPILFGCRTGLCGTCLVRAAGDMGPPDEDEQEMLAVLAPDCPTARLACQIDLTGDIAIEEWADP, encoded by the coding sequence ATGACGGCCCCGCTCTGCACGATTCGCTTTCCCGGCACGGCCTACCTCCCGATCCAGGTGCCGCCCCACCAGCCTCTAGCTGAGGTGCTGACGGTGCGCAATTCGCCGATTCTGTTTGGCTGCCGGACGGGGCTCTGTGGCACCTGCCTGGTCCGCGCGGCTGGGGACATGGGGCCGCCGGATGAGGACGAGCAGGAAATGCTGGCGGTGCTGGCCCCCGACTGTCCGACGGCGCGGCTGGCCTGCCAGATTGACCTAACGGGTGACATTGCCATAGAGGAATGGGCGGATCCATGA
- a CDS encoding aromatic ring-hydroxylating dioxygenase subunit alpha has translation MPKNPETLEIFNRPEVVAKGWYLVCPSRAIARGQARSFPLCGQHIVVFRGADGQVRALEAYCPHMGTDLGIGQVEGNQIRCFFHHWAFDGEGRCRDIPCQAAIPGRARLPAYATEEKYGFIWVYPEAIAPQGVAEFDELRGKAVIAVADRPLVRRCHHHICMMNGIDAQHLQTVHGLNVDLSLELTPHTGGTQIDFVMRGEFPRTTWLERLGDRLLGPRYAYAMRYADACVGLLTLMKDVRRLPPLHMIYAYRPTPEGAWVQPIYVTERRSGPWGWLVSHALLLLTRLCYYRLRGEDGQIYDNIQFHADNLLAMDQPIAAYIRYVNGLEPSRWSAIARDPGEEPSAAPAPRTSVSQVSPR, from the coding sequence ATGCCAAAAAATCCCGAAACGCTGGAGATTTTCAATCGGCCTGAGGTGGTGGCCAAGGGCTGGTATCTGGTGTGTCCGAGTCGGGCGATCGCCCGGGGTCAGGCGCGATCGTTTCCCCTGTGCGGCCAGCACATCGTGGTGTTTCGGGGGGCCGATGGCCAGGTCCGCGCCCTGGAGGCCTACTGCCCCCACATGGGCACAGATCTGGGCATTGGCCAGGTGGAGGGTAACCAGATTCGCTGCTTTTTCCACCACTGGGCCTTTGATGGAGAGGGGCGCTGCCGCGATATTCCCTGTCAGGCGGCGATCCCCGGTCGGGCGCGGCTCCCGGCCTACGCCACCGAGGAGAAGTACGGCTTCATCTGGGTCTATCCAGAGGCGATCGCCCCCCAGGGCGTGGCGGAGTTTGACGAGCTGCGGGGCAAAGCCGTGATCGCCGTGGCCGATCGCCCCCTGGTTCGCCGCTGCCACCACCACATCTGCATGATGAACGGCATTGATGCCCAGCACCTGCAAACGGTCCACGGCCTGAATGTGGATTTGAGCCTGGAGCTGACGCCCCACACCGGCGGCACCCAAATTGACTTTGTGATGCGGGGCGAGTTTCCCCGCACGACTTGGCTAGAGCGCCTGGGCGATCGCCTGCTGGGGCCGCGCTACGCCTACGCCATGCGCTACGCCGACGCCTGCGTCGGTCTGCTCACCCTGATGAAGGACGTCCGGCGCCTGCCCCCCCTGCACATGATCTACGCCTACCGGCCCACCCCCGAGGGGGCCTGGGTGCAGCCGATCTACGTGACGGAGCGGCGATCGGGGCCGTGGGGCTGGCTGGTGTCCCACGCGCTGCTGCTGCTGACGCGGCTGTGCTACTACCGCCTGCGGGGCGAGGACGGCCAGATCTACGACAACATCCAGTTTCACGCTGACAATCTGCTGGCGATGGATCAGCCCATCGCCGCCTACATTCGCTACGTCAATGGGCTTGAGCCTTCGCGCTGGTCGGCGATCGCCCGTGATCCCGGCGAAGAGCCCAGCGCTGCCCCTGCGCCCAGAACCAGCGTTTCCCAGGTCTCCCCCCGATGA
- a CDS encoding aromatic ring-hydroxylating dioxygenase subunit alpha yields MMSERTFNHGRRFVQGWYWALPSRDLGWGQAVPLRLMGRDLALYRTLDGRAIALDAVCPHMGALLSQGRVAGDRLLCPLHRWAFDPQGRCAHIPAQPGVESPGVRSWPTAERYGLIWIWTGEGAPLPLPYAPELRDEPCDARVGPAFHKNCHPNVLLINAIDAHHFNSVHNLPLDIVFRTEGLADGAIAFHNTTRGGDESWLIRLIRRFYREAVTYSLCYWYGSSGTVTLGPDFLHFYILFALRPTEAGHTEGRTILLTRRRSRWWGKAFNQLVLGLTQQVGNYFAKGDTQVFQTIQFDFQTPLQADRSILEFVQHVEQQPALHWQTWQPVETSPAVIPASAPAPGAIAEVRQGVTP; encoded by the coding sequence GGGTGGTACTGGGCGCTGCCGTCGCGGGATCTGGGCTGGGGGCAAGCGGTGCCGCTGCGCCTGATGGGCCGAGATTTGGCGCTCTACCGGACCCTAGACGGGCGGGCGATCGCCCTGGATGCGGTATGTCCGCACATGGGCGCTTTGCTGAGTCAGGGGCGAGTGGCGGGCGATCGCCTGCTGTGTCCCCTGCACCGCTGGGCCTTTGACCCCCAGGGGCGATGCGCCCACATTCCCGCCCAGCCCGGGGTCGAGTCCCCGGGGGTGCGATCGTGGCCCACCGCTGAGCGCTACGGCCTGATCTGGATCTGGACCGGGGAAGGGGCGCCCCTGCCGCTGCCCTACGCGCCGGAGCTGCGGGACGAGCCCTGCGACGCCCGAGTCGGGCCAGCCTTTCACAAAAACTGCCACCCCAATGTGTTGCTGATCAATGCCATTGACGCCCACCATTTCAACTCGGTGCACAACTTGCCCCTAGACATCGTGTTTCGTACCGAGGGGCTGGCCGATGGGGCGATCGCCTTTCACAACACGACGCGCGGCGGGGACGAGTCCTGGCTGATTCGCCTGATTCGCCGCTTTTATCGCGAGGCCGTCACCTACAGCCTGTGCTACTGGTACGGCAGCAGCGGCACGGTCACCCTGGGGCCGGACTTTCTGCACTTCTATATCTTGTTTGCGCTGCGGCCCACCGAGGCAGGCCATACCGAGGGGCGGACGATTTTGCTGACCCGGCGGCGATCGCGCTGGTGGGGCAAAGCCTTTAATCAGCTGGTGCTGGGGCTGACGCAGCAGGTGGGCAACTATTTTGCCAAAGGGGATACCCAGGTGTTCCAGACCATTCAGTTTGATTTTCAGACGCCGCTCCAGGCCGATCGCTCGATTCTGGAGTTTGTGCAGCACGTGGAGCAGCAGCCCGCCCTGCACTGGCAGACCTGGCAGCCCGTGGAAACCTCGCCCGCGGTGATCCCAGCCAGCGCGCCAGCTCCTGGGGCGATCGCCGAGGTTCGCCAGGGGGTGACCCCATGA